The following is a genomic window from Nicotiana tabacum cultivar K326 chromosome 3, ASM71507v2, whole genome shotgun sequence.
AGATATACCCAATTAATGAAAGTTAAAACATGTTATTCTTATTGCAAATGTATGACGGGTAAATCATTAAGTGGttgcaaaaaataattttaaaaaaggcTGACACCTCACCTTAATTTATCTATTTGATCCTGCAAACAACTCAAACAAGCCACAGCAGCCCTTCCAGGAAGTTGTTTGCACTGGTCGTGAAGGCAACGCCACCTTTAACTGtaaacagaaataaataaaggTTTTAGAGCACTTTCCACCAAATGATTCGTGCAACTAAGAGAAGTATAGATAACCTGATGGTCATGGAATTCATTAGCTGGAGATTCTTTCACATTATCTGCACAAACACCAACATCAATTGTAGGAGCGTTGTGGGGTGGCTCTACTTTGTCTTCATTTTCTATGTTCACAGAAGCCTTTATATCTGTATTTGCTACAGCATTACCAGTCGATATTGCACTAGCTTCACATGACGCTGCACTAGCTGCTTCATCTCTTTTCTCCAATCTTGTCTCCACCAGCACTTCTGAAACAGTGGCTTTGTCAACTACAACATCCAAATTTTCCATAACAGTATCTAAAGCTGTATCTTTCTCATCCACAACATACAGTTTCTCTGCCCCTTTTTCCTTCACCACCGGTTCAACAGTAGATCCGGTCACATTATCAGCATCTGACGCACTTGTTGTCACTTGAACTACGTCTTCTGATATTGCAGCCTTATCCAAGTCAGAAGCAGAAGTTGTTCCCTCAATGCTATCAGTAACTTGTGTATCATGCAAACAATCACTTTCTTTCACCAATTCAACAGCTGGAGCATTATCAACCACAATATTATTCTTATCACCAAcagcatatttttcaactgagCTGCcactactactgctgctgctgctactagaACTCCTTCGCAACCCTTCTCTGTTGGACTCAATCATGGGTTCAACATACTCAACATTTATCTTCTGGCCGTCAAATTCGCCCTCAATCTTCAATTCCCTTTCAACCTGCACAACACCTCCGTCCTCATTTCCAACTATCTCCACTTCCTTGCCTTCATCTTTCACTCCATTGGATTTGTTCTCGTCAATTGACTGATCATGTGAAACATCCAATTGCTTCTCCCCATTTTCTACCTCCTCTTCAGTGaactggttttggtgattctgGTGATCTTGTGAAGCAGGGGAACCACCCTCACTATCACTCTCTTTATCCTCATGTTTCAAATCCTCCTCTCCTGCCATAGATCCACCCATCGGGATTCAATACCAAATgaaaaagaatgtcacaagttaACAATTCCCCATCAGCTTTTATTATTCACAAATCGAAATTAACAACTAAAAGGTAAGCAATAATGAAAGTAACATGGGTTGGTGGGTCATGAATGCTCCCACCAAAACACTTTATGAAACAAACAGACACACACTATACAATCATCATCTATATACACACAACAAGAAAACACCAATAACCAACTAGAATTCCACCAAGAAACATATGGATATGGATAAAATAAAGCAGACCCACAAAGCCAAATTGAGAGACAGATCACAAGCTATAAATTTGTTGAAGATTGAAAAAAAACCACATGGGTATGTCCAAGATTACTTaacaaatcataaaaaatatttctttttagaaaatcaaacaaacaagaaaaaccaAAACATAGCACAAAGCCTAGTACTCATTAGAGTGTGAAGTACCAGCAAGAACAGAGCCAGTGGTGTTGTGGGAAGTAGGGGTCTCTTTTGATTGCAATTCCTTCTTTTTCTTGGCAGCTTTTCGCTTCTTAGCACCTGATGGCATGTTGTTGGTATAAGGCTAGTAGTAGAGTTGCAAAAGAAAAATGGGATCTTTGTTTCTCTCTGAAAATCTCCAAAATTGAGGAATCTTTTTTAAGAgctctctttctctttttgttttgtgGTTGTATTGGGGAAATGGGGGGATTTTGAAATGGTACTTTACCACTACTGGAGAAGACTGGCAGATTGTGGGAGATGGCGATTGGGTCCCCTCTGTTTCTTGGAAATCAAACGAAGCGTCACCTTTGTGTGAGGCTGTattatatttctatttttttcctaGACAGATCAGCATTTTAATTTTATGACACAAATATTCAAGTTTTTcttttccccccccccccccccatattcTGAatctctttttgtcctttttcgtCTGATTATTTGAAATGTTTACaaaattgttttatttatttgaattttctttttgtgtGTGTTACTAGAAATTTCGAGACTATCATTCTATTATTGTCCTATTTTTGCATATTATTAAATTGGCACTCTATAAGTGGATTTTCCGAAAATCCTATGACAAATTAGGAAAGttacaataaaaattaaaattcttaCTTTTTTCGAACATGATGAGGTATATGATTCGATAGATTGATAAACCTCATATTTACTACAACTATGTAATATATGTGATGCTAAATTTTTAATAGAAGATTAACTAGATTTTACTGTGACACGGTAAGGTTTCTTCATTTGTATTAAATTATTTGCATCAAATCCTTatattcttttttattctcaattTGTTTTAACAACTCATTATTCAGTCACAACCTTATTATTTTATGCGTAGGGACatgcaaagaaagttcaaaactatGAGTGTAGCTTACTTAGAGATAATACACAATCTCATTAAAATTACACTAAAGAAGACTTCTAGTCTAAATTTTAAATCTAACCATTTCCTTTTTTTAAGGATAAATATAACCAATTCCTTATTAATTGGCTTTATAAGCAAATCACATTATTGTTGCCTTATTGGATctattattctttttctttttctttttcaacttgTATCAATTCTTATTCtcgcctttttttttcttttttcttttttcttttttttgtaagTAATGTTACTGCTCATTCTATATACATGAGAATATCTTTTTTAATATCCATTCTTTCAAAATTGGCGCCAATTATATCCGTgatttgtatttaaaatcaagTGTTTTCAATTTGTTATGTACTAAAGTATGACCTATTTTTCTAAAAATCAGTCAATTTGGATAAGTTTGCATGAGCACATGTCCTCTCACCCATCAAGACAATTTCTTAATTCCCCTTTTTTAGTTATCATCGAAAAAAGGTTTTAAAAAATATTGTCTATAATTCTATTTTCTTTGTGACGACGACTACTTATTAATAACACTGAAATTTAAGGGGCGAATTTGGTTAGACTttagaaaattttcctttttctttttactgTTATACATGGTGTCGTACTTTTTATAAATGACATATATGACAAAAATTGGATCCAATCATACGCTTTTCAGTTCCAACATGCCTGCCATGTGATCTACCCAaagttgttgatttttttttttatggatTAATTAGTTTTATAATTCAAAAGTTTCCCGTCTTATAACCAAATTGTGATTTGTGACACCATGTGAATTTGCCTTAACTTGTCAATGTAAAAGTATTATTAACACAAATATCGATCAAAACTTacagttataaaaaaaaaacgaCATGATTGTggtattaatattttttattcgATCCAAAGCAAAAACGAAAAGAAGACTTTTTAATAGtctaaaaaacgaaaatatttaattagaaatagaaggaaaacaaagaagaactaaaaaaaaagaagggaagtaTTCGTCATCTCTCAAGGGATAACGTGGCCCCTTCAAGAATATTAAGATGACATTTGGATGAAATAATAAAAAGGAAGATATGGTGACAATTAAGTGAAAATGATTCTTTGTGattccaaaaaacaaaaagaagaagagattgCTAGAAAGAAAATCAAGAGGCAAAAATCAAGAGAATTGATGAGACTTTGGTGTTGGCAAAAAGAGATAAATGTAGAGACAAATGA
Proteins encoded in this region:
- the LOC107774351 gene encoding uncharacterized protein LOC107774351 yields the protein MPSGAKKRKAAKKKKELQSKETPTSHNTTGSVLAGEEDLKHEDKESDSEGGSPASQDHQNHQNQFTEEEVENGEKQLDVSHDQSIDENKSNGVKDEGKEVEIVGNEDGGVVQVERELKIEGEFDGQKINVEYVEPMIESNREGLRRSSSSSSSSSSGSSVEKYAVGDKNNIVVDNAPAVELVKESDCLHDTQVTDSIEGTTSASDLDKAAISEDVVQVTTSASDADNVTGSTVEPVVKEKGAEKLYVVDEKDTALDTVMENLDVVVDKATVSEVLVETRLEKRDEAASAASCEASAISTGNAVANTDIKASVNIENEDKVEPPHNAPTIDVGVCADNVKESPANEFHDHQLKVALPSRPVQTTSWKGCCGLFELFAGSNR